Genomic window (Streptomyces sp. NBC_01431):
GGATACAGCAGCGCGTGGCGTCGGCGGGCCTCGGCCGTCGCGTCGGAGCGCGGCACCACCGTGTGTTCGGCGAGGCCGTCCGCCCCCAGGCTGGTGACCAGGCACAGGCCGTCGAGGCGCCGCGCGGTCCGCAGGTGCCCGGCCACGCCCCGCGCTCCGGCCGGCACCGTCAGACAGGGCTCGCCCGCGGTGTCGAACTCGGTGGCCCCCAGGCCCTCGGCCCGCAACCGCGCCCCCACCGCCCGGCGTTCCCGGCCGGTTGGGAAGCACCACACGTCGCTGCCCTGGTGCACGACCACCGCGGCCGACTCCGGTCCCGGCCCCACGGCGGTCCCGCCGTGCGGGTCCCCGCTCCAGGGAAAGGGACGGCACAGCAGCCGTACGCCCGCCCGCTCCGCCCAGTCCACCGCGCCCTCGTGGACGACCTTGGCACCGTGCCGGGACATCCGGCGCACCCCCTCGTAGCTGATCTTGGAGACGACGCGGGCCTCCGGCACCAGGTAGGGGTCGGCGGTGCACACTCCGGGCACGTCGCTGAAGAGCTCGCACGTGTCGGCGCCCAGCGCGGCGGCCGCCGCCACCGCCGAGAGGTCGGAACTGTTGCGGCCCAGCATGACGGTCCGCCCGGCCGAATCGAGGCCCTGGCCGCCGGGGACTATCGCGATCGGGCAGTCGGCGAGCGCCCGGAAGAGCGCCTCGGGACTGGCCGATGCCAGTCGCGCCCGGTCGGCGGGGCCCTCGGCCAAAAGCCCGGTGCCGGCCGCCGGGAGCGGGCACGCGGCCACGCCCTCGGCGGCGAGTGCGGCCGCGAGCAGGGCGACGCTGACCGTCTCGCCGGTGGTCAGGAGCATCGCGGCGGCATCGGCCGGCGGGTCCGCGGACACGGCGTCCAGGGTCTGCTTGAGTCTGCCCGTGGTGCCGGACATGGCGCTCACCACGATGACCAGCGGGCGCTGCTCCTCGGTGCCGCGGCGCACCGCGTACCGGGCCACCCGGTGGAAGCCGTCGAGGTCGGCGAAGGCCGAGCCGCCGAACTTCAGCACCAGCGGACGGCTGCCGGGCCCGCGGTGGGCCGTCACCCCAACCACCCGTTCTTCACGGCGAGTTCCACGATCTGCAACGCGTTCAGCGCGGCCCCCACCCACAGGTTGTCGGCGACCACCCAGAGCGCCACCGCCCTGTCGTCCTCGGGCTCGACGCGTATGCGGCCCACGTGCACCAGGGCCCGGTCCTCGGGCCGGGCGAAGACGGTGCGCGGCATGGGGTACGACGGGCTCTGGGAGCGGCGGTAGACCCGCAGGCCCGGCGTCGCGGTCAGGGCCTCCTCGACGGACCCGGTCGTGACCGGCTCGCGCAGCCGGATGTGCACGGCTTCGGAATGGCAGTCGAAAACCGGCACCCGCACCGCCGTGGCGCTCACGCGCAGGCCGGGCAGGCCGAGGATCCGGCGTGGTTCGCGGACGAGTTTGCGTTCCTCGTGGGTGAGCCCGGTGTCGTCCTGTACCCCTATCTCCGGGACGACGTTGAAGGACAGGGGCTGTCCGAAGCGCCCGCCGGGGGCTCCCTGCGCACGGGAGTCGTCCAGGATGGCTCTTGACCCCTCCGCCAGTTCCCGCAAGCCGCGCACACCGCCGCCGGACGCCGCCTGGTAGGTGGCCACCACGACGCTGTCCAGGCCCGCCAGTTCGTGCAACGGGTGCAGGGCGCGCACCAGTTGGATGGTCGAGCAGTTGGGGTTGGCCACCAGGTTGGACCCCGGCCGGTCCGCGAGCGCGCCGGGGTTGACCTGCGGCACCACGAGCGGGACGTCCGGCCGCATCCGGAAGGCGGAACTGTTGTCGACGACCAGCACCCCGGCCGATGCCAGCCGCTCCGCCTCCCGTTCGCTCACCGGGGCGCCCGCGGAGAAGATGGCGACGTCCAGCCCCCCAGGGTCCAGGGCGTCGAGGGTGACGAGTTCCGTCATGGGCAGGGACAGCGCCAGTTCGGCGCGCAGGTCCCGGCCGACGCTGCGCGTCGATCCGACGGGCACCACCTGTTCCACGGGCACGATCCCGCCGTCGAGCAGGGCCAGGCACTCCCGGCCCACTGCTCCGGTGGCGCCCACTACCGCGATGCGCAGCATTGCCATCCTCCTGTTGACCCCCGCGCGGGGGTTCAGTGCGTGGTCGTGTCGGGTAACCGGCCCCGGAAGGTGCGCCGGTAGGCGTTGGGGGTGGTGTTGAGGAAGCGCACGAACTGGTGCCGCAGCGCGGCCGCGTTGGCGAATCCCGTGCGCGCCGCCACCACCTCGATGGTCTCGTTGGTGTTCTCCAGCATCCGCTGGGCGCTCAGCACCCGCTGGGCAAGCAGCCAGCGGTAGGGGGTGGTTCCCGTCTCCATCCGGAAGCGGCGGGCGAAGGTGCGCGGAGACATGCAGGCCAGCGCCGACAACTGCTCGATGCTGATCTCCTGGTCCAGGTGCCGCTCGGCCCAGGCGAGCACCTCGCCCACGCCGTCCCCTCCGTAGTGCGCCACCGGTCGTTCGATGTACTGGGCCTGGCCGCCCTCCCGGTGCGGGGGCACGACCATGCGCCGGGCGATGGCGTTGGCGACGTCGCTGCCCTGGAGCTTGCGCACCAGGTGGAGGCAGGCGTCGATTCCCGCGGAGGTGCCGGCCGAGGTGAGGATCGGGTCCTCGTCCACGTAGAGCACGCCGGGTTCGACCAGGGCCTTGGGGTAGCGCTCGGCGAGTGCGTCGGCGTACCGCCAGTGCGTGGTGCAGCGACGCCCGTCGAGCAGCCCCGCGGCACCCAGCACGAACGCGCCGACGCAGACGCTGACCACCCGGGCACCCCGGGCCACCGCCTGGCGCAGGGCTTCCAGAAGGGCGGGCGGGAAGTCCCGGGTGTGGAAGTCGTCCCCCACCGGGATGGCGATGAGATCGGCGGCCTCCAGCCGGTCGAGCCCGTAGGGCGTGCTGATGGTGAATCCGGGCACGGCCCGTACAGACGAGGATTCCGCCGCGACGAGCGCGAAGTCGTACGCGGGCAAACCCTCCTCCCGGCGGTCGATCCCGAATACTTCACATACGACGCCCAGCTCGAAGGGATGGACGTTGTCGAGCAGGACTGCGACTACGTTCTTCAGCATGGGACCCAATGTGGCAGTAATGCGTGGTGTTCTGACAGACCCTCCGCTGTCCCCTGACCCGATTGCCCCTCATACTCTGGGCATGGACCTCGAAGCGGTCGGGAGTCACTCACTCGCGCTCACGGGCGGGACATGCATCGGTGAGGGCTCACCAATGGAAACGATGCCGCTGCGGATGCCCATCACCACGGCTTGGGTGCGATCGGACGCGCCGACCTTCGTGAAGACGGCGGACAAATGGTTCTTGACCGTCTTCTCGGATATGCCGAGCGCCCTGGCCACCCGCCGATTCGAATTGCCCTGGGAGATGAGCTCCAGAATCTGGCGTTCGCGGGCGGTGAGCAGGGCGAGTGCCTCCCGGGCCGCGAGCACCTCCTCGGAGGGGGGCGGATCGGCGTCGGCCCGTAAACCCTCGATCAACTGCTCCTGGGTTTCCAGGGCGCCCTGCGCCTCGTCCAGTGCCTTGTGCACCTTGGCGACAACCTCGGCCAAGGCCGCCACGGACTGCCCGGGAGCCCCACAGAACTGGCAGCACCGCTGGCCTCTCAACTCCACGGCCGGCCCTCGTGCAACACGCGACATCAGTTGAACTCCCTCCACCGATGTGAATTGAACGAACCGCTCTTCTCCTCAGGTCCGGGGGCTGTGCGGGTGGGTCGACCCCACGGGTCAGTAAGGAAGCCGCGCGTGGATGGCCACCGTCTTGCACCGCGTGTATTCACGCAGCGCCTCCAACCCCTTCTCCACTCCAATTCCCGAGCGTCGGTAGCCGCCGAACGGCAGCTCGACTCCCCCGGCCGCGCTGTAGTTGTTCACGAATACCTGCCCGGCCCGCAGCCGCTGGGCGAGCCAGTGGGCGGTGGTCACGTCGGAGGTCCAGACTCCGGCGGCCAGGCCGTACGTGGTGTGTTCCGCCAGAGCGACCGCTTCGTCCAGCGAGTCGAAGACCGACACGCACAGGACCGGACCGAACACCTCCTCGTTGAACACCCGGTGTTCCGGGGTCACTTGGTCGAGGATGGTGGGCTCCACGAAGAAGCCGTCGCTGTACGCCTCCCCTCCGGGTACTCCACCGCCCGCGCGGACCACGGCGTCCCGTCGGCCCTCGGAGAGGTAGCCCAGTACCCTGTCGCGCTGTTTCGCGGAGATCAGCGGCCCCATGTCGGGATCATCGATCCCCGCGCCGAGACGTAACGAGCGAAACCTTTCAGCGAGCGCGTCCACCAACTCGTCGTGGACGGACCGGTGGACGAGCAGCCGGCTTCCGGCCGAGCAGTTCTGCCCCGCGTGCTCGGTGATCGACTCCACTATCTGCGGCACCGCCAGCGCGGCGTCGTAGTCGGGGAGCACGAGGTGCGGCGACTTTCCGCCGAGCTCAAGGGTGACCGGCACGATGTTCCGCGCGGCCGCGATCATCACAGCCTCGCCGACCTCCCGGGAGCCGGTGAAGGCGAGGCGGTCCACGTCGGGATGCGCGGCGAGTGCGGCGCCGGCTTCTCCTCCGTAGCCCGGTACGACGTTCAGGGCCCCCGTCGGCAGACCCGCTTCCTCAACGATTTCGGCCAGCCGGAGCGAAGTCAATGGTGCGTCCTCGGCCGGTTTGAGGACACAGCAGTTTCCGGCCGCGAGCGCGGGTGCCACGGTCCTGGCGGCGATCTGCAAGGGGTAGTTCCAGGGGATGATGTGACCGCACACGCCATACGGTTCGCGCAGGGTGAAGGCCAGTCGGCCCGGCTGCTGCTGGATGGTTTCGCCGCCCAGCGCCTCGACGGTGTTGGCGTAGAAATCGAAGTACCGGGCAGCGACATCGGCGTCGACGAGCGACTGACTCAGCGGCTTGCCGGTGTCCAGCGTCTCCAGCCTTGCCAGGTCCTCGCGCTCGGCGCGCAGGACCTCGGCGATGCGATGACAGACCCGCGATCGCTCCACCGGCGTCGTGAACCGCCAGAGGGTCTCGTAGGTGTGCCGCGCCGCCTCCACGGCCGCCCCGACCTCGGCCGCGCCACAACGCGCGACGCGTGCGAGCAGGCGGGCGTTGGACGGATCGAGGACGTCGATCCACCGCGTGGTGGGAACCTGCTTCCCCGCGATGACAGCCGTGTACTGCGGTACCACTGCTTCACTCACCGGTGTATCCAGCTCCTTGGCGTGGGGGGCCGCGCTGCTTCGGTGTCAGCCGGCCATCGAACCGGCGATGATCCGCCCGAGGTCCCGCGCGTCGACGTCGCGCGGGCAGCACACCAGCAGCCGCTGCTGTTTGAGCGCGCCTTCGACGAGGGCGGGGAGGTCCTTCTTGCCATAGCCGAAGTCCCCAAGGCCGGTGGGGCCTTGGGTGTCCGCGACGATGCTCAGCAGCGTGGCCGGCAGGACGTCCGAACCGTTGGCCTCGGTCACGCCGTTGAGGTTGGCGCCGAGCAACTCCGCTGCGCGCAGATGGCGTTCGGGAGACGTCGGGTACGTGAACTCGAAGGCCGCCGCCGCGGTGGAGACCACCGCGGCGCCGTGCGGCACCATGGCGTGGTCGACTTCGTATCCCGCCGGTCGGTAGTCCCGGACGAGACCGGCTATGGGATAGGCGCAGGCATGGGGAATGTGGGTTCCGGCGTTGCCGAACCCCATTCCCGCGAAGCTCGCCGCCCGGCTCATCCCGGTACGCGCCTCCAGATCGGCCGGGTTGAGGACGGCCCGCCTGAGGTAGCGGCCCACCAGCACCAGCGCCTGCTCCGCCCACACGTCGCTGATCGGGTTGGCGCCGATGTACAGCGGCCGGTCCCCGGGCGCGGGGTAGGGGGGCCGCCGGTCGTAGGCGCGTGCCGTGTACGACTCGCAGGCGTGCGTCAGGACGTCGTAGCCGGAAGAGGCGGTGACTGCCGGGGGCAGCGTCAGGGTGTTCGCCGGGTCGACCACGGCCAGGGCGGGCAGCAGCCGCAGGTCGCTGATCCCCGTCTTCACGTTCAGGCCCGTGACGCCGAGGGCGACCATGGCGGTGCACTCGCTGCCGCTGCCGGCCGTGGTGGGCACTGCCACCAGGGGCTTGAGCGGGCCGGGAATCGGGGCCCCGGCGCCGATCGGCGCGTTCAGGTAGTCGCGCACCGGGCGCCCGGGGTAACTGAGCAGCAGGTTCAGCATCTTGGCGGTGTCGATCGAGCTGCCGCCACCGAGACCCACGTAGCCGTCCACCTGGAGGGACTCCAGTTCACGGGCCGCCTCGGCGCAGCTCTCGTCGGTGGGTTCCACCCGGGCCCGGTCGAACAACGCGACCGAGACCCCCTCCTGTTCGATCTGCTTGGCGACCCGGGCGGGCAGGCCGAGACCGGCCAGGACGGGGTCGGTCACCAGCAGCACCGAGTTGATGCCGGCCTTGCGCAGTTCGTGGCCGATCTCCCGGGTGGCGCCGACTCCGAATTTCAGCGGTGGAGCCTGCCAGCTGATTATTCGTTCCTGCTCCGGCGTGTTTGCGCCATACCCGAAAGACTCCACAGTTCATCCCCGTCTTCATTGCTCACTGAACTCGAAAGATCGAACTTGAAAGATCCGAAAACTCGAATGATCCGAGAACTTGAAAGTTCCGACCGAGAAACAATATGGCGAACAACGACGCGCAGTCGGACGGCTCGGCCGAATTGGCGAAATGATGTCGCCTGCACAGAGAATTCGACCGAAGTGAGAGCCACACTAGTCAGTCGATTTCGGTCACGCCATAGGACTACAGACCTACTGCGCTACCGGGTGAGAGCCACCCTAGTCAGTGGATTTCGGACACGCCATAGGACTGGAGTCCTATGGCTGGATTAGCCTGGTGCCATTGCGCTGAAACCGGTGGATTCCCCACTTGATCGCGCAGCGGACAAGACAAGTACCCAGGTAGTCGCAGGTGATGCGCGGTCGGCATCGCACGGTGCGCGCACGGCATATACGTCATGAACGAATTCCGCCAGCGGCACGGGTGATCAGCGCGGTGGGGTCGCGCGCCCCGGTCCCGCCCTCCCCCACCGACCGCCCTCCCCCGCCGACCGTCACATGCCGGCGGCGATGGCAGTAATTCGGTGTCCCTCGTCAGTACGGTCACTGTTGCCGTCGCGACTCTTTCCTCAGAGTTGGCTGTATGGCACAGAACAACGCGACGAGTGCGCCGGACGGGACCGGGAAGCGGCACGCGGGGGTGTGGCAGGTCTGGCGCGAGTCCCCGACGGCGGTGAAGTCCCTGCTGGCCGGCACGATGATCAACCGGCTCGGCGGCTTCGTGCAGGTCTTCATGGTGCTGTACCTGACCCACCGCGGCTTCTCCACCTCACAGGCGGGTGCGGCGCTCGGCGTGTACGGCGCGGGAGCGGTGCTCGGGACGCTGTTCGGGGGGTGGCTGTCCGACAAGGTCGGACCGCGGCTGACGATGGTGTCCACCCTGCTGGGCTCGGCGGTGCTGCTCCCTTGTGTTCTCTACCTGAACAGTTACGGGTCGATCCTCGCGGTCATCGCCGTCAGCGGTGCGGCGAGCCTGGCCTACCAGCCCGCCTCCACCAGCATGATCAGTACCCTCACTCCGCCCGAACGGCACGTCATGATCTTCGCCATGGGCCGGTTGGCGATCAACCTCGGCACGACGGCCGCGCCCCTGCTCGGCGCGGCGCTCGTCAAGATCTCCTGGAACTTCCTGTTCTGGGGCGAGGCGCTGGCCGTGGTGATCTTCTCCGCGATCGCGGCGGTCACCCTGCCGCACCACGCGGAACCGGACCCGACGGGTCAGGCGGACGACGGCACCGGGGACAGCGGGAAGAAAGCGCCCAAGGCCTCGTATCTGGCGGTACTGGCCGACCGCCGCTATCTGCTGTTCCTGCTGGCGATGTTCGTCAGTTCCGTGATCTACATCCAGCACATTTCGACGCTGCCGCTGACCGTGAAGCACCTCGGTATGGGAATCGAGGCCTATGCGGCGATGATCGCGCTCAATGGTCTTCTCGTGATCGCCTGTGAACTCCTCGTCGCCAAGGTGGTGCAGCGCTGGCCGATCCGGATCGCGGTCATCGTGGGCGTACTGCTGACGGGTATCGGCATGAGCCTGTACGCCCTGCCCTGGGGGCTGGCCGCGCTGGTGATCGCCACCCTCGTCTGGTCGCTCGGCGAGATCATCGGCTACCCGTCCCTGTTCTTCGCCTACCCCGCGCAGGCGGGCCCGCCCCGGCTGCGGGGACGCTATCTGGGGGCCTCGAACGCGCTGTACGGACTCGGCAGCGCGATCGGCCCGTTCATCGGAGTGATGCTCTGGAACCGCTTCCAGGAAGGACTGTGGCTCGGCTGCGGCGTGGTGGGCCTGCTCGCCGGAGCCGCCGCGTGGAGCGGGGTGCGGCCGGCCGGCGCGGCGGACAAGGGCGAGGCGGCCCGGATCGATGACTCCGGAACAGCCGATGCGGAGATCCGAAGCGGGGCTTAGGGCGGCGGCCGCGTCCGCACAACCGAAGATCGCGTAAGCAGCGCGAACCGTTCTCAGAAGGGGAAGCGAAAAGATGCAACGCCACGTAATCCTGGTCGACCCCTATTCCGAAGCAGTCGAGTACGCGCACGCCTTTCGGAAGCGCGGTGTCGAACCGGTGGCGGTGCTGAGCACACCGGCACCACTGAAGTCCTACCTCCACGGCTGGAAACCGGATTCCTTCAGCGCGACGCACTTCCACGACGGCGACTTCGCGAAGCTCGCCCGGATCATCCGCGGCTACGATCCGATCGCCGTCATCCCGGGTAACGAGTCCGCGGTCAGGCTCGTGGACTCGCTGATCGAGGAGCTGGCGCCCGGGACGGGGAACGTGCCGGAGCTCTCCGCGGCCCGCCGGGACAAGTGGCCCATGGCGCAGGCGGTGGCGCGGGCGGGCATACCGCACCTTCGTACATTCGCCGCCGCGACCGAGCAAGAGGCGGCGAACTGGCTGCGGGAGACCGGGCTGGAGGGACAGGCCCTGGTGCTCAAGCCCCGGTGCAGCGGAGGGACGGACGGGGTGCACAAGGTGGAGGCCGGCGAGGACTGGCGGCTCCCCTTCAGGCAGTTGCTGGGCTCCGTCAACATGTTCGACCTGTCCAACGACAGCATTCTGCTACAGGAGTTCGCGTCGGGAACCGAGTTCGTCGTGGATACGTACTCCGTCAACGGAGAACTCGGTCTGGTGGCCGTGGTCCAGTACAGCAAGTCAACGAGGGGAAACCGTATCGGAGTTTATGACGCGGAGGACTATCTGCTTCCCGAAGATCCGCTGGTCGGCGTGCTGGAATCGTATACGCGCCAGGTCGCGAGGGCGGTCGGCATTCGGACGGGGTGCACCCACACCGAGATCATGATGACGGACCAAGGTCCCAGGCTGATCGAAATCGCGGCACGCCTCGACGGGGGATGCGGACAGCAGGCCGCGCGGCTCGCGACCGGCGATTGCCAGATCGACCGCGCCGTGCGCCACCATCTGGACTCCGTCTTCGTGCCCGGCTACGAGATCGTGCGGCCCACCCGGGTGGCGTGGCTCTCCGCCGCGAACAGCGGCACCATGCGCAACGCGGAAGTGCTCGACGGGGTGCGCGAGCTGGCCTCCTTCCAGAAGCTGGGCTGCCGCTACCCCAACGGCTCCCGGGTGCCCATGACCGAGGACCTCTTCACCACGCTCGGCTGGGTGCTGCTCTCCGCCCCAGACCAGGACGTCGTCGACCAGGACACCAAGCGGGTGCGGGAGATCGAGGCCAAGGTGGTGATCGATCCGCTCGGACCGTAGCGGGCCACGTCCCGGCCGGGGGCGCCGACTGGCAGCAAATCGCGGTTGCGTGGCAGTTTCGCCACTGTCGCGGTTAGCGCCCCGACCAGCACTGTTTGAGCCATGAAGTCCACTCGGCAGCGACATGTGATCGTTGTAGACGGCTACCACATACGGGACGGCGACGACCGGGGCTTCGCCAGCGCTTTCCGGGCCCGGGGCGTGCTGCCGGTGACGGTGATGAGCACCCCGCGGCCCCTGGCGAAATTCGTCAAGAAGAACATCTGGTACCCCGACGACTTCGAGGCCGTGCACTTCTACGACGGCGACTTCGAGGCGATGGTGAAACTCGTCGAGTCCTACGACCCGGTGGGTATCGTCACCGGCAACGAGAGCGGCGTCGAATTCGCCGCCCAGCTCGTGGAACGCATCATGCCGCAGTTCCAGAACGTGCCCCAGAGCGCCAAGTGCCAACGCCACAAAGGGGAGATGGCGCTCGCCCTGGAACGGGCCGGACTGCCCGGACCGCGCACCCTGTCGAGCGACGACCCGACCGAGGTCGACGCCTGGATCAAGGCCAACGGCCTCACCGACCGGCCACTCATCCTGAAGCCGCCGCACAGCGCCGGGACCGACAACGTCCACTTCGTTCCGCCCGGCGGCGACTGGCTCGGCCACTTCACCCACATACTCGGCCGGGTCAACGGGTTCGAACTCCGCAACGACACCGTCATCGTCCAGGAGTTCCTGGAGGGGCCCGAGTACATCGTGGACCTGTACTCGGTGGACGGGCAGCACGGACTCGTCGACACCTGCATCTACGCCAAGCACGACCGGGGCCCGCGGATCGGCATCTACGACGTCGCCGACTTCCTGCCGCCGGACCACCCCGACGTGGCGGTGCTCGCCGACTACGTGATGCGCGCGGCCGACGCCGTCGGCATCCGCAACGGCTCCACCCACGCCGAAGCGATCATGACCGCGGACGGGCCGCGGCTGGTGGAACTGGCCGCCCGCTACTCGGGCAGCTGCATGATGATCTCCGGATCCCTCGCCACGGGCGACAACCAGATCGAGCGCACCGTACGGCACGTCCTGGACGGGGATTTCAGGCCGTCCTTCGAGCTCGTCAAGGAGGTCCGCACGCTCTGGCTCTGTTCGGACTGGGCCGGACCCGTGCGGCACATGGAGATCCTGGAGGCGATCGCCGAGCTGCCCACCGTCCACTCCCTGTCGATCCCGCCCGACGGCCGGGACATGCCGGTCACCAACGACGTGACCACCAGTCTGGGCTGGGTCATCCAGGGCGCCGACGACTGGGACGCCATCCACCGGGACTCGGCCCGCATCCGCGAACTGGAGCAGACCTGGAACGCGGCCCGCGCACAGGACGGCCAAGCCCCGGACACCGGCGGCGGGGGCCGCACCGAGCAGCCCGGGAGCGCCGCCGCGGCGGGGAGGAACACCTGACATGTCGCACCAGCCGGCCCGCCTGCCCCATCTCCTGCTCATCTGCCCGCGCTCGGACGTCCTGGGCAAGTTCGTCGGGCTGCCGGTAGCCCTGACCGTGGTGCACCGGCCGGGCGGGGACCGGCAGTTGGAGGAGTCCCTCGCCCTCGCGGTGGTCGATGCCGACTTCACCGACCCGCACGCGCTGCTCGCCGTGGCCCGCGAGGTGCACGCCCGGCGCCCGGTGGACGCGGTGCTCGCGCTCACCGAGCTCTCCCTCCATCCGGCGAGCGTGGTGGCGCAGGCGCTGGGCGCGCGCGGCAACTCGCCCGCCACCCTCACCCTCACCCAGGACAAGGCCGCCATGCGCGGCCGGCTGCGGGACCGCGGCCTGGGCGAGGTGGCCCACCAGGTGTGCGCCACGCTCGACGAGGCCCGCGCGGTGCTGCGCCGCTGCCCGAGCGGCGTGATCCTGAAGCCGGTCGACGGCAACGGCGGAACGGGTGTCCATCTGGCGCGTACGGAAGGGGAGTTGGCCGAGGCGTGGGCCTGGGCCAGCGGCGCCAGGACCGGGTTCGTCTGGCCGCAGGCGGCAGACGCGTCCAGTGTCCTGGCCGAGGAGTTCCTCACCGGCCAGGAGTTCAGTGTCGAGTCACTGTCGGCCGCCGGGCGCCATCAGGTCCTCGCGGTCACCCGCAAGCACACCTCGGGCGCCCCGCACTTCGTGGAGACCGGCCACGACCTGCCTGCGATGCTGACGCCCGCCCAGAACCAGGTGGTCCTCGACGCGACCCTGAACGCGCTGGACGCCGTCGGCTACGCCTGGGGCCCCTGCCACACCGAGGTGATGCTCGCCGAG
Coding sequences:
- a CDS encoding hydroxyacid-oxoacid transhydrogenase; the encoded protein is MESFGYGANTPEQERIISWQAPPLKFGVGATREIGHELRKAGINSVLLVTDPVLAGLGLPARVAKQIEQEGVSVALFDRARVEPTDESCAEAARELESLQVDGYVGLGGGSSIDTAKMLNLLLSYPGRPVRDYLNAPIGAGAPIPGPLKPLVAVPTTAGSGSECTAMVALGVTGLNVKTGISDLRLLPALAVVDPANTLTLPPAVTASSGYDVLTHACESYTARAYDRRPPYPAPGDRPLYIGANPISDVWAEQALVLVGRYLRRAVLNPADLEARTGMSRAASFAGMGFGNAGTHIPHACAYPIAGLVRDYRPAGYEVDHAMVPHGAAVVSTAAAAFEFTYPTSPERHLRAAELLGANLNGVTEANGSDVLPATLLSIVADTQGPTGLGDFGYGKKDLPALVEGALKQQRLLVCCPRDVDARDLGRIIAGSMAG
- a CDS encoding GlxA family transcriptional regulator encodes the protein MLKNVVAVLLDNVHPFELGVVCEVFGIDRREEGLPAYDFALVAAESSSVRAVPGFTISTPYGLDRLEAADLIAIPVGDDFHTRDFPPALLEALRQAVARGARVVSVCVGAFVLGAAGLLDGRRCTTHWRYADALAERYPKALVEPGVLYVDEDPILTSAGTSAGIDACLHLVRKLQGSDVANAIARRMVVPPHREGGQAQYIERPVAHYGGDGVGEVLAWAERHLDQEISIEQLSALACMSPRTFARRFRMETGTTPYRWLLAQRVLSAQRMLENTNETIEVVAARTGFANAAALRHQFVRFLNTTPNAYRRTFRGRLPDTTTH
- a CDS encoding MDR family MFS transporter, whose protein sequence is MAQNNATSAPDGTGKRHAGVWQVWRESPTAVKSLLAGTMINRLGGFVQVFMVLYLTHRGFSTSQAGAALGVYGAGAVLGTLFGGWLSDKVGPRLTMVSTLLGSAVLLPCVLYLNSYGSILAVIAVSGAASLAYQPASTSMISTLTPPERHVMIFAMGRLAINLGTTAAPLLGAALVKISWNFLFWGEALAVVIFSAIAAVTLPHHAEPDPTGQADDGTGDSGKKAPKASYLAVLADRRYLLFLLAMFVSSVIYIQHISTLPLTVKHLGMGIEAYAAMIALNGLLVIACELLVAKVVQRWPIRIAVIVGVLLTGIGMSLYALPWGLAALVIATLVWSLGEIIGYPSLFFAYPAQAGPPRLRGRYLGASNALYGLGSAIGPFIGVMLWNRFQEGLWLGCGVVGLLAGAAAWSGVRPAGAADKGEAARIDDSGTADAEIRSGA
- a CDS encoding aspartate-semialdehyde dehydrogenase — encoded protein: MLRIAVVGATGAVGRECLALLDGGIVPVEQVVPVGSTRSVGRDLRAELALSLPMTELVTLDALDPGGLDVAIFSAGAPVSEREAERLASAGVLVVDNSSAFRMRPDVPLVVPQVNPGALADRPGSNLVANPNCSTIQLVRALHPLHELAGLDSVVVATYQAASGGGVRGLRELAEGSRAILDDSRAQGAPGGRFGQPLSFNVVPEIGVQDDTGLTHEERKLVREPRRILGLPGLRVSATAVRVPVFDCHSEAVHIRLREPVTTGSVEEALTATPGLRVYRRSQSPSYPMPRTVFARPEDRALVHVGRIRVEPEDDRAVALWVVADNLWVGAALNALQIVELAVKNGWLG
- a CDS encoding LuxR C-terminal-related transcriptional regulator, with product MAALAEVVAKVHKALDEAQGALETQEQLIEGLRADADPPPSEEVLAAREALALLTARERQILELISQGNSNRRVARALGISEKTVKNHLSAVFTKVGASDRTQAVVMGIRSGIVSIGEPSPMHVPPVSASE
- a CDS encoding amino acid kinase family protein encodes the protein MTAHRGPGSRPLVLKFGGSAFADLDGFHRVARYAVRRGTEEQRPLVIVVSAMSGTTGRLKQTLDAVSADPPADAAAMLLTTGETVSVALLAAALAAEGVAACPLPAAGTGLLAEGPADRARLASASPEALFRALADCPIAIVPGGQGLDSAGRTVMLGRNSSDLSAVAAAAALGADTCELFSDVPGVCTADPYLVPEARVVSKISYEGVRRMSRHGAKVVHEGAVDWAERAGVRLLCRPFPWSGDPHGGTAVGPGPESAAVVVHQGSDVWCFPTGRERRAVGARLRAEGLGATEFDTAGEPCLTVPAGARGVAGHLRTARRLDGLCLVTSLGADGLAEHTVVPRSDATAEARRRHALLYPDAGTPRPFVPAPGKARSAHSDVLIGSSPAPRCENKPLD
- a CDS encoding ATP-grasp domain-containing protein, which codes for MQRHVILVDPYSEAVEYAHAFRKRGVEPVAVLSTPAPLKSYLHGWKPDSFSATHFHDGDFAKLARIIRGYDPIAVIPGNESAVRLVDSLIEELAPGTGNVPELSAARRDKWPMAQAVARAGIPHLRTFAAATEQEAANWLRETGLEGQALVLKPRCSGGTDGVHKVEAGEDWRLPFRQLLGSVNMFDLSNDSILLQEFASGTEFVVDTYSVNGELGLVAVVQYSKSTRGNRIGVYDAEDYLLPEDPLVGVLESYTRQVARAVGIRTGCTHTEIMMTDQGPRLIEIAARLDGGCGQQAARLATGDCQIDRAVRHHLDSVFVPGYEIVRPTRVAWLSAANSGTMRNAEVLDGVRELASFQKLGCRYPNGSRVPMTEDLFTTLGWVLLSAPDQDVVDQDTKRVREIEAKVVIDPLGP
- a CDS encoding aldehyde dehydrogenase family protein; protein product: MSEAVVPQYTAVIAGKQVPTTRWIDVLDPSNARLLARVARCGAAEVGAAVEAARHTYETLWRFTTPVERSRVCHRIAEVLRAEREDLARLETLDTGKPLSQSLVDADVAARYFDFYANTVEALGGETIQQQPGRLAFTLREPYGVCGHIIPWNYPLQIAARTVAPALAAGNCCVLKPAEDAPLTSLRLAEIVEEAGLPTGALNVVPGYGGEAGAALAAHPDVDRLAFTGSREVGEAVMIAAARNIVPVTLELGGKSPHLVLPDYDAALAVPQIVESITEHAGQNCSAGSRLLVHRSVHDELVDALAERFRSLRLGAGIDDPDMGPLISAKQRDRVLGYLSEGRRDAVVRAGGGVPGGEAYSDGFFVEPTILDQVTPEHRVFNEEVFGPVLCVSVFDSLDEAVALAEHTTYGLAAGVWTSDVTTAHWLAQRLRAGQVFVNNYSAAGGVELPFGGYRRSGIGVEKGLEALREYTRCKTVAIHARLPY